In a single window of the Thermodesulfobacteriota bacterium genome:
- a CDS encoding peroxiredoxin, which yields MLKEGDRAPIFKLQGLDEKGKEREYSLTGFSGRKVVLYFYPKDNTPGCTTEACDFRDNLQKVVGKGAVVLGVSPDNIDSHKKFHAGHGVNFPLLSDRDRRVATVYGAYGQKKSFGKTALGIIRSTFIVDEKGFIKKAWYGVKVEGHVDEVLEALGG from the coding sequence ATGCTAAAAGAGGGAGACAGGGCCCCGATATTCAAGTTGCAGGGTCTGGACGAGAAGGGCAAGGAGCGGGAGTATTCCCTTACCGGCTTTTCCGGCAGGAAGGTGGTCCTCTACTTCTATCCGAAGGATAACACGCCGGGCTGCACGACCGAGGCGTGCGACTTCAGGGACAACCTGCAAAAGGTCGTCGGCAAGGGCGCGGTGGTGCTCGGCGTAAGCCCGGACAACATCGACTCCCACAAGAAGTTCCACGCCGGGCACGGCGTCAACTTCCCTCTCCTCTCGGACCGGGACAGGAGGGTGGCCACGGTCTACGGCGCCTACGGCCAGAAGAAGAGCTTCGGTAAGACCGCCCTCGGCATCATCCGCTCGACCTTCATAGTCGACGAGAAGGGCTTTATCAAAAAGGCCTGGTACGGTGTGAAGGTGGAGGGACACGTCGACGAGGTCCTTGAGGCGCTCGGTGGTTAA
- a CDS encoding mechanosensitive ion channel domain-containing protein: protein MLLQVKKNEPVGFWEGFLVQAADYAPKLLLGLVVFFAFWLAASMIGKFIRRFGERTGLDPHVLNLIRQVVKTTLIVLGLVTALGTVGINVSALVAGLGLMGFALGFALKDALSNLLSGVLILVYRPFKIDDRISVAGIEGAVANIDLRYTTLKDKGKTYLIPNSTLFTKAITILNSGEDKQP from the coding sequence TTGCTGCTTCAGGTAAAGAAGAACGAGCCTGTGGGGTTCTGGGAGGGTTTTCTGGTCCAGGCGGCGGACTACGCGCCCAAGCTGCTTCTGGGTCTGGTGGTCTTTTTCGCCTTCTGGCTCGCGGCCTCGATGATCGGAAAGTTCATCCGCCGCTTCGGCGAGAGGACGGGGCTCGACCCGCACGTCCTGAACCTCATAAGGCAGGTCGTAAAGACGACCCTCATAGTGCTCGGGTTGGTGACCGCTCTCGGGACCGTGGGTATAAACGTCTCGGCGCTCGTGGCCGGGCTCGGCCTCATGGGCTTCGCGCTCGGCTTCGCGCTTAAGGACGCGCTCTCGAACCTGCTCTCCGGGGTGCTTATCCTGGTATACCGCCCCTTCAAGATAGACGACCGCATATCGGTTGCGGGCATCGAGGGGGCCGTAGCCAATATCGACCTCCGCTACACCACGCTCAAGGATAAGGGAAAGACCTACCTCATCCCCAACTCCACACTCTTCACCAAAGCCATAACCATCCTCAACTCCGGAGAGGACAAGCAGCCGTAA
- a CDS encoding type II toxin-antitoxin system death-on-curing family toxin: MKPLTPEQVLFIHYRIMEETGGGGGGIKNHGMRDPALLKSALQRPRATFDGKELYPDIFGKAAALMHSIIKNHPFVDGNKRTAIAAASIFLLRNGYRLEATNRELERFTMKAAAGRVRPEEIAKWFKKNSVKAG, from the coding sequence GTGAAGCCCCTTACCCCCGAGCAGGTACTCTTCATCCACTATCGCATCATGGAGGAGACCGGTGGGGGGGGAGGGGGAATCAAAAACCACGGCATGCGCGACCCGGCCCTCTTGAAGTCGGCCCTCCAGAGGCCCCGCGCCACGTTCGACGGAAAGGAGCTTTATCCCGACATCTTCGGCAAGGCCGCAGCGCTGATGCACTCCATCATAAAGAATCACCCCTTCGTGGACGGGAACAAGAGGACAGCCATAGCCGCCGCCTCGATATTTCTTCTGCGAAACGGCTACCGCCTCGAAGCCACAAACAGGGAACTCGAACGCTTTACCATGAAAGCGGCCGCCGGGCGCGTCAGGCCCGAAGAGATTGCGAAATGGTTCAAGAAGAACTCGGTGAAGGCGGGTTGA
- a CDS encoding AbrB/MazE/SpoVT family DNA-binding domain-containing protein, producing MLRKISPIGNSQGVSIPREMLEKLHLSVGSRVEVEVDKKTKRIIIKPKAEKARGSIDKKFASQVDEFIERYRPALKALSK from the coding sequence ATGCTGAGAAAGATAAGTCCCATAGGCAACAGCCAGGGGGTCTCCATTCCCAGGGAGATGCTCGAAAAGCTCCACCTCTCGGTGGGCTCCCGGGTCGAGGTAGAGGTGGACAAAAAAACGAAAAGGATAATCATCAAGCCGAAGGCCGAGAAGGCCCGGGGCTCCATAGACAAAAAGTTCGCCTCGCAGGTCGACGAGTTCATAGAAAGGTACCGGCCCGCCCTAAAGGCGCTCTCCAAGTGA